Within the Equus przewalskii isolate Varuska chromosome 1, EquPr2, whole genome shotgun sequence genome, the region TTTTCCCTCCcagagaaatgttaaagaaacagatatgACTCCAAGGGAAGGAAAAATCAACAGATGTGTTGGTTTAACTGTTTGAATTCTAAAATACACTAAACACTTGAGGGAGAAATTTGATCCTTCTGATATGAAGACCTGATGTTAATAAAGAAAAGAGCACTTCCTATTCAGCTGAATATATTTCTAGAGAAAATTTCAACAGCTTGGAAAATTCCAGACTTATTCCCTccaaaataaattcacattttaatctttttactttacttatataaaatttaataatttatttcacaTGAAATCTTACAGAGGAAGTTGGCTATGAGGCCAAAGACCTAAGTCTTTTTCTCAGAAAACGTGTGCTCAGGGAAGCTTTCCGGCCCACCTCCCACAGCAGCAGTGCACCCCCATCCAGCCCCCTCAGAGGAAGACCAAGGACAGTCACAAAGGCTAGTAGGTGGACAGGTCCACGATCACCACTGTTGGGAGCAGACGCTACACGGTTCATCTGCTGAGCACGTGACTATTCATCAGTCATCTCCTTGGTGGGGTGAGGAGCGAAGAAAACTCAATAGTATGGCACAGGTGAGTTGGTGGTGGCAATGCCTACGCCCAAGGGAGTACAACCTCACAAAAAGCAATCACTAACTTATGAGAAAAGTCACTGTGTCAGCCACAGTGCTAATGATGTCAGAGTACAGGGGTTGCAGGGAAAGTTCATAGAGAAAATTTGATTAACTGAGTCACAATCAGAACACGGTAATGACATCATGACATATTAATGAGAACATCATTCTAATTACACCAATTAATTTGTATATAAATCACTTTTCCAGAGCATAGTGTCTGCCAAAGATCAGCTGTAGTATATACAAGACAGGCCTATCTTTCTGTATAGTAACCTTTGCCCATCAGATCAGCTGTCGTATATACAAGATATGCCTATCGTTTTTATAGTCACCCTTGACCATCACAGAAGAGCATAACTAACGGCCAATTGTCTGATAATTATCTCTGGAGCTTTGGAAAGCAAAGTGTTTCACTGGGTAACATTAGGGGGTgagcaaatacacacacacacaactgtctCTCCACAAGGAAATGTATAAGCCACAGAACCACAAATAGTGACACTTCCATCACATACTTAAATAATAGAGTTTTGACTCAAGAGACCTAAACGTTGAACAACCAGCCTTCCTGGTTCAACTAGACAGCCCTAGTTTATTCTTGTTTCCCAACATTGTTTTAATAGTGcagaccccccaccccaactaAAATATGTTCCAGTTTAGACAATAAATTATACAATGACCTTACGTAAATAGCATTATCTTTGCTACGGAATGTTAAGCTTTAGCTGGAAGCTGGCAAAAGGAGTGCTGTAATTTTCCCATAAGGATATGGGTAGTCAAATTGGTTAAATCACCCTGCCTTTTCTCTTACAGAAAAGTCATGGATCTGGCAATGTAAACAAAATGAGGAGGGCTTTCAATAATAAAAGAATCAGCTCTGTTCCTCTATATTCTTTCGATTTGCTATTTATACAGCCTGCCATGCGCATTTTAGAATAGTGGGGATTCTCTTAGCCAGCCCCCAGGGATTTTAAATATCATCAACAGTTATCAGAAAAAGTCTCACACTTTTATTTCTGGCTTACTAGACAAAAAGCAAAGGTAGAGTTTTGGACCAGcagctatttatttttaagttaatggTACAAAAGAGAAGCCCTTTTTCCATCAAAGTCCCCCTCCCCACTACCAAGCCTAAAATTATCAGGAACGGCATCTCCACAGAGTGGAAAAACTGACACCAAACATTCAAGTGAAATCCAGGGTCCCCTGCCACACTTCTCCTCCCTTAATCTCCCAAAGAACTCATTCTCATTCTCACTCTGTGAGAAGGTCAGTGGAGGAGCTGTTGAGAGAACAGTCAGGGTTCACCCAGGGCAGCAACGTGCATGGAAACAGACCCACTCACCCACACTCCAGAGCAGCCCACTTACCCTGGGGGACGCCATGGATTTCAGAGCCCTGATCTCCCACCCACACTGTCCCGGCACATTCTGGGCATGTTTGCACATGTTCCTGCCCTCACCCAGGTAGCAATTCTCTCACAGGGTATCTCAGAGTTCAGTCCCGTAGACAGCCTTATAACGTAAGTACTCTTCTAAGCACTGAAGAACATTATCATCCACCTTTGGGTCAAACTTGTTGGCCAACAGGTGATGGTTCTGAAGAATCCAAGGCAGGTCTCCAGTTCCATAAATACAGATAGCCCGCTGGTGGATTCCAGAGCAAGGTTCATAAGGTGCCCCCATACTGATGTTTCCCTCATGGCCCTGCCACTTGACCAGCCTAGCAATGGCAGTCATGTCTGAGATGTGAAACTTGGGGTGATAGGGAACAGAGCCAGGCATCCATGGTGCACGCTGAAGGGTGGCCCAGAGGTGTTCATCGGGGCTATAGGTGTCTTTTACCCATTCAATCAGCTGTCGTGATTTGGGGTTCTCTAAGACATGTTCAATAAAGCTTCGAGAAGCCACAATATAGGCATTACCTGTGAACATAGGTAAATTGTCAGGAGGAGGGTCCTTCATTCTGCTGGTTCTGTGCAGTGTGTCTGTCACTTCATAGTGATATTTCCAGCGAGATTTTTTGTACTCAGTAGGTATCTCTGACTCCATACTGTTCTTCCCATTCAACATCTTGAGGGCCAGGACCATCTCAGCATTGGTCTTTATAGGAAAGTCTGTCCCGCATGTATTTAGGAAGTATTTCCATGGAACTGAGCTCCGGAGCAAGTCTTCCATGCAGTTCAAGTCAGCCTGCACCCTGGACCAGGAGGCATAAACCACCCGAACCAACTTACTGGCCAAGAAGACATTAGGGAAGCATGAAATAATTGCTTTGACTGCCTCCTTGAAAGTCTCTGGGGACTTCTCATCCACGTGGATACAGTATATGTTCTGAGGGGCATACACAGCTCGCAGAAGCCTTTCAAAGTTTTCAATCTTCTCATGGACCACCATAGAGTATGCAATAGGGAAATCTAACTCTTCCTTGCTCAGTGGGAACTGTATGAACTTCCTTTCGGCCTTAAAGTGTTCACAGTCTCTGGTCATGTTGAGGTAGTCGGTGTCTGTGAAAGGCTCCCGCTTCTTCTTCGTGTCCAGCTTGTCCAGGAGAGCCTCTCCCAATGCTGTGCGGTCCCCACGGATGATCCCAGAACAGTTGATGGGTCTCCTTGCTGGCAGCTTCAGGGCCTTGTACAAGATATCCCGACAGCGCTGGCTCTGAAAGTCCCTGGACTCCAGACCCAGGGAATTAAAGTCACATTTCAATCTGAGAGAAAATCTCAGAGCAACAATGGCCAGCAGCATATAGCAGCCCAGGGCCAACAGACAACGCTGCCGGAAGAGTGTCTTCTTCCACCGAAGCATCTTCATGGCATAGCAGACTGGCAGGGTTTAGGCACACGGAAGGCGGAGGAGGAATCCTTGGACAGAACAAAATGCCTTCAGTTACAAACTAACCCTGAACACGCTCATAGGAACATCAAGTTCAACTCCAAAGTGATGgcaaaaatctatttctttagaCACAAATCCTCAGTCAAGACCTGCCTAGGAAAGTCTTACACCAGCATACTGATAGAGGTCTACAACCTGACCCTACAAACTAGCTGATCATGCCGGGACCAGGAGCTGGCACCACTACCCTGCGAGAGAGACAGGGAAGCAGATCTGAGCACCTGCTGACGCAGAGGTGTAATTAGTAAGAGGAAGTCCCCACCCTTCATTCCTCATGCTGCCCCCAACGCCTTACCACCCTGTTTCTAACCTAGCTCTTATCAGGGGCCTAGAATTTCTGCTCAGTCTAGAGAGAAAAGCCATGAAACTCAGACTCTCGCTATCAATTCTAGAAATCCAAAggtccttttaaaataaaaagtacatttgTTTCTCTCATGGGCAGTTTATATATTGGGACACTGTCACCACATATGATTCATTGGTCAGATGTGCTATCTAGccaccctttaaaaaaaatgctcttaaAGAAGTACAAAAAATTGGATATAATCCAAAAAATGCATTGTAATCGTTCATAGAGATAAGTCTTAgtgtatcaaaatttaaaatctatctACACAGGGAGACACACAGAGCTATACATATACAATATCTATTGAGTGCTTTCTATGGGccagaaatatttctttacattGTCCCATTGAATCTTCACAACATACCTGATATGTAGTATTAGGCCTCttttatatataggaaaacataagctaaataacttgccaaaTATCACATATATTCTAAGAAGCAAATCTGAGACTCCTCTCCACTCCCCCTTCCCCCTAATTTTTCTGTCTGTAAACCTAATACTTGTTCCTCCAAACACAGCTACCTTTTAAATACAATACAGGGTACCGAGTACCATCAAAGAAAACCAGATAGTAAAGGgggaagaaacaaaatgtgacaGCAATGATTGTTTTCCCTTGTTACATCCTCTTTCTAAACATAAGATTGTATCCTCTTTAGTAATAACTTTCATGGGActctagaaggaagaaaaaacgagaaattaagaaaactctCACCTTTAATAGCTTCTTGCCTGTTCAGGGAAGCTCTCTTGTCAGAGTGTGTTTCTGTTTCCAAGGGAAGATCGCTTGGGTTCCATGGAAGCAAATGTGTACACTATATCCCCTGGTCTTCTTTTAGCccctccaaaatatattttctgatatcCGCAGGATGTCCAAGAAACTGTCTCAGCCTCTTCCTTAATCCCTGGAAAGTAGAGAGCAGCAGGTGGCTCCATCACTAACCTTTCAGCTTCCTGTCCTCAGGTAAAAGAGCAAGCTCAGATATAACATTCAGGAGCATATTCTCAAGTGCGAGTCATTCAGTGCGGTGAGCGAGGCAGGAAAAAAACGCTGGCAGTATCTGAGAGGGCAAGCAGGTATTTCAACTAGAACAGCCCAGTTTGTACCTCTGCCCTCCTGCCACACCATTCATAAAAACCTGTCAACTCTCATACATGAACTTGAAAGTTTTTTTCCACCTTAACAAGGAACTGTAGAAACACACAAGTATGCCCCTGTCTTCTACTGGCCTGGAGTCCAAATGTCACGCCTCTTATGTTCTCCGAATATGACAAGAGTGGAGCAATAAAAATACCCTTCAaggattgttttcatttttttacttaaaaaaaaaaaagtcaatgaaatccGAGTTTATTCTTCAAATGGCACCTGCTCAAACAAATCCATTTGCCTGACTTTCCATGACAATCTATAGGTTGTAGAAACATCCACAGGGTTCCAGAGTATAGATCTCTCTCACTAATGTCTGTGAGTCTGGGGTTCTTGGAAGTCTGAAGAATGGCTAACACCACATGTGCCTGGACTTGAGTGACAGGCGCAGGGGGTGGGTTTGGCAATACAGTGTGGGAAATGCCTTCTTCAAAGCTGCTGACATTGTTTGCTACTCctggcctctcttcctccctcacccccaagCCAGCTCTCCAAAAACGCAGCATTCCTGGGCAAATATTTGAAATAgcaaatttaatataaagaactAGATATAGAGTTGTTAAACAAGTAActaaaagggggagggggaaggtggggggaggTTGGGGATAGACGACACCAAATTATTGGGGAAGTAGCAATTGCTGGAAGTAGCCACCACTCTTAGgctgaaggaatgaagaaaagattcgggagtttttaaatttagaatttggGACGGGGGGTGCCAACCAGCTGAAACTTGGACCTCTGAGATGGGGACGCTACTCAGACGGGGCTGGGGCGTCTGGGCTCGGAGGAGGGCCGCAGGCTGAAGTCCAGACCTCTTATACAGGTAGCTGGTGTCTCTGTCCTCCGTTACTGTAAACTGGATTTAACGCAGCTACATAAAGTAACCACCACTGCACTGCCAGGTAAGCGGACGTTGTCATGGTGATGCTCACAGAAGCAGGAAGTAGAGAGGAAGCAGACAGGAAGTCCCGCTGCGGCCTTGCTGTCTCCTTCCAGCGCCCCCTGTTGGCAGAGCCTAATAGGACGCCCTTAGCAAAACGCAAAACGTGATTTATAGTCTCCTCTGGCGTCGCAGTTCTGAGTCCCGCGGGGGTGGGCTTCGTCTGAAGACAAAAGCGAGTTAACGGAGATCAGTGTGATCTTCCTACAAGGCTTGCTTACACAGCCGCCAATATAGCATAGGGAATTTAggtcttttctttttgggggacCTCCTCTGCCTGTTTCTGACTCTAGATGAAGAAAGGCCAATGGCAGGGAGTCATGCAGAGTCACCTGCGCCCCCACTTTTGTTGGTCCCGCTCCACGGCTCTGTCTTCTGCAGCTTCGGTCACTCCAGTCTGACTCTGTTGTTGAGCTGTAAAATCTATGAGGCAAAAATGATTAAAGGATAAACACTTGCTCCAGTACCTGAAGGTAGAAAAATGTCCCCAGTTGGTCTTTATGTGACTTTTTTGATGGCTCCCTCAGAGTCCCACCttctttccccccaaaaatgaaagtcTCTCAATAggaaacattttgaatattttttaaggtGACCAAACGAGTATACACTCTTAATTGTTAAATATTCGATAATATAACTAACAAATTGTAGATATATTTTGTTGAGACAGTCTATGTATTAGGAATACTAAATGGGTGGCAGTTACGGGCACACCTGGGCTTTGGCAGGACACAGGTAGGTCTCAATCTTGGCTTTGCCACTttctagccatgtgaccttgggcaaattctgtaatctctctgtgcttcattgaCGTCTTTTGTGCAACTGGGGCTAAAACCTATGTGGTAGGCTTGTTGTGAAACTTCAACAAAATAACACATATGAGAGACTTGGGTTAACACCTGGCATATGCAGCGCCTCGATGAAGGTTATTGTTACGTAGGCTCCAGTGCCAGCCCGCAAAGGTCCTATTTCACTCACAGAATAGCTCAAAGAGGGTACAAATAGCATTCTTGAACTCTGGACCATGCAGAAGTATTGATGCTGGTGATGCGGGCAGATGAGTAAACCAAGGGAAAGACCTGGTAttgccccttctctgtgctcctgaaAGAGACCCCACCCAATTCTAAGTGGTCAGTGTTAGCACCACAGAGACCAGGGATGAGCTGCAGCTGACCCCAGGGAAGtgcaggagagagaacagaatggCTGAGAGGGGCCCAGGAACATCAGGAGTGGGCAACCTCTAGAGATCAGATGCATGTTCGGAAATACAGTCAGCCAGTTCCACTCCTTAAGTCCATGTTGGCCTTGAGGAGCTGATGGGGCACTGGCAAAGAGAGGAAGGGCCGAGTCCCAGAGTGCCTGAGAACCCAGACCCAGGGTATGAGGCCCTTCCTTGGGGTTTCTTTTACCCCTGCTGAGGCCCAATGGCAGAGCCAGATGAGCTTCGAGGCAAATCCTGGAGCCAAAGGTCCAGGATTACACGAAGATATTTAGAAGTCCCAAGCATGGAAAATGATGAGGGCACTCACCTCCCTCAAGTATCCAACATAAAAGCAACATTAAACCAGATAATAGGTGCAAGGAAGTCCAACACAGTCGTGAGTTTCCCC harbors:
- the GCNT3 gene encoding beta-1,3-galactosyl-O-glycosyl-glycoprotein beta-1,6-N-acetylglucosaminyltransferase 3, with amino-acid sequence MKMLRWKKTLFRQRCLLALGCYMLLAIVALRFSLRLKCDFNSLGLESRDFQSQRCRDILYKALKLPARRPINCSGIIRGDRTALGEALLDKLDTKKKREPFTDTDYLNMTRDCEHFKAERKFIQFPLSKEELDFPIAYSMVVHEKIENFERLLRAVYAPQNIYCIHVDEKSPETFKEAVKAIISCFPNVFLASKLVRVVYASWSRVQADLNCMEDLLRSSVPWKYFLNTCGTDFPIKTNAEMVLALKMLNGKNSMESEIPTEYKKSRWKYHYEVTDTLHRTSRMKDPPPDNLPMFTGNAYIVASRSFIEHVLENPKSRQLIEWVKDTYSPDEHLWATLQRAPWMPGSVPYHPKFHISDMTAIARLVKWQGHEGNISMGAPYEPCSGIHQRAICIYGTGDLPWILQNHHLLANKFDPKVDDNVLQCLEEYLRYKAVYGTEL